A genomic window from Melopsittacus undulatus isolate bMelUnd1 chromosome 7, bMelUnd1.mat.Z, whole genome shotgun sequence includes:
- the PI4K2B gene encoding phosphatidylinositol 4-kinase type 2-beta isoform X2, with protein MAELGAGESDERLLLLAEPAPQAGPPWRGPQVVKAAPGAAVRLCGELGLEEEGHTGHTADMNIFLDDPEFAEIILRAEQAIECGVFPERISQGSSGSYFAKDPKGKIIGVFKPKSEEPYGHLNPKWTKYFHKVCCPCCFGRGCLVPNQGYLSEAGAYLVDDKLGLGVVPKTKVVWLVSETFNYSAIDRAKSRGKKYALEKVPKVAKKFNRIGLPPKVGSFQLFVEGYKEADYWLRKFETDPLPENTRKEFQSQFERLVILDYVIRNTDRGNDNWLVRYEKQHDGLDLSDKESQWTVTKESTIKIAAIDNGLAFPFKHPDEWRAYPFHWAWLSQAKVPFSQETRDLVLPRISDMNFVQDLCEDLYELFKTDKGFDKATFENQMSVMRGQILNLTQALKDEKSPIQLVQMPRVIVERSSTGGQGRIVQLSNAFTQTFHSRKPFFSSW; from the exons ATGGCGGAGCTGGGTGCCGGAGAGTCCGATGAGCGGCTGTTGCTCCTCGCGGAGCCGGCGCCTCAGGCAGGGCCACCCTGGCGGGGGCCACAGGTGGTGAAAGCTGCCCCCGGCGCGGCTGTGAGGCTGTGTGGGGAGCTCGGGCTCgaggaggagg ggcATACAGGACATACTGCTgatatgaatatatttttagatGATCCAGAATTTGCAGAGATTATTCTGAGAGCAGAACAAGCTATAGAGTGTGGAGTTTTTCCAGAAAGAATCTCTCAAGGATCCAGTGGGAGTTACTTTGCCAAGGATCCAAAAGGG AAAATTATTGGAGTGTTCAAACCAAAATCTGAAGAGCCTTATGGACATCTAAATCCAAAATGGaccaaatattttcacaaagtTTGTTGTCCTTGCTGCTTCGGCAGAGGCTGCCTCGTTCCAAATCAGGGATACCTCTCTGAAGCTGGTGCCTATCTTGTGGATGACAAGCTGGGGCTAGGAGTTGTACCTAAAACCAAG GTTGTCTGGCTTGTCAGTGAGACCTTTAATTACAGTGCAATAGATCGCGCAaagtcaagaggaaaaaaatacgCTTTAGAGAAAGTGCCAAAAGTTGCTAAAAAATTTAATCGAATTGGACTACCTCCTAAG GTTGGCTCCTTCCAGCTGTTTGTTGAAGGATATAAGGAAGCTGACTACTGGCTCAGGAAGTTTGAAACTGATCCTTTACCTGAGAATACAAGGAAAGAATTTCAGTCACAGTTTGAAAGATTGGTTATTTTGGATTACGTAATCAGAAATACAG ACAGAGGTAACGATAACTGGTTAGTCAGGTATGAAAAACAACATGATGGACTTGATCTGTCAGATAAG GAAAGCCAATGGACTGTAACCAAGGAATCTACTATTAAAATTGCTGCAATTGACAATGGTTTAGCATTTCCTTTTAAGCATCCTGATGAGTGGAGGGCAT ATCCCTTTCACTGGGCTTGGCTTTCTCAAGCAAAAGTTCCTTTCTCCCAGGAGACCAGAGACTTAGTTCTTCCTCGCATTTCTGATATGAACTTCGTACAGGATCTTTGTGAAGATCTTTATGAACTATTTAAG aCTGATAAAGGATTTGACAAGGCTACTTTTGAAAACCAGATGTCTGTTATGAGGGGGCAG ATATTAAATCTTACTCAGGCATTAAAGGATGAAAAGAGTCCCATTCAGCTTGTTCAGATGCCACGTGTGATTGTGGAGCGAAGTAGCACTGGAGGTCAGGGCCGAATTGTTCAGCTGAGTAATGCGTTCACACAGACCTTTCATAGCAGgaagcctttcttttcctcctggtAG
- the PI4K2B gene encoding phosphatidylinositol 4-kinase type 2-beta isoform X1 has product MAELGAGESDERLLLLAEPAPQAGPPWRGPQVVKAAPGAAVRLCGELGLEEEGEEDSGPEGDGEDEPLLRASGAGRGRRAGAAWDKESRAAAGHTGHTADMNIFLDDPEFAEIILRAEQAIECGVFPERISQGSSGSYFAKDPKGKIIGVFKPKSEEPYGHLNPKWTKYFHKVCCPCCFGRGCLVPNQGYLSEAGAYLVDDKLGLGVVPKTKVVWLVSETFNYSAIDRAKSRGKKYALEKVPKVAKKFNRIGLPPKVGSFQLFVEGYKEADYWLRKFETDPLPENTRKEFQSQFERLVILDYVIRNTDRGNDNWLVRYEKQHDGLDLSDKESQWTVTKESTIKIAAIDNGLAFPFKHPDEWRAYPFHWAWLSQAKVPFSQETRDLVLPRISDMNFVQDLCEDLYELFKTDKGFDKATFENQMSVMRGQILNLTQALKDEKSPIQLVQMPRVIVERSSTGGQGRIVQLSNAFTQTFHSRKPFFSSW; this is encoded by the exons ATGGCGGAGCTGGGTGCCGGAGAGTCCGATGAGCGGCTGTTGCTCCTCGCGGAGCCGGCGCCTCAGGCAGGGCCACCCTGGCGGGGGCCACAGGTGGTGAAAGCTGCCCCCGGCGCGGCTGTGAGGCTGTGTGGGGAGCTCGGGCTCgaggaggagggtgaggaggaCTCGGGGCCCGAGGGCGATGGAGAGGACGAGCCTCTCTTGCGGGCGTCGGGTGCTGGCCGCGGCCGCCGAGCGGGTGCCGCCTGGGATAAGGAGTCTCGCGCCGCCGCAG ggcATACAGGACATACTGCTgatatgaatatatttttagatGATCCAGAATTTGCAGAGATTATTCTGAGAGCAGAACAAGCTATAGAGTGTGGAGTTTTTCCAGAAAGAATCTCTCAAGGATCCAGTGGGAGTTACTTTGCCAAGGATCCAAAAGGG AAAATTATTGGAGTGTTCAAACCAAAATCTGAAGAGCCTTATGGACATCTAAATCCAAAATGGaccaaatattttcacaaagtTTGTTGTCCTTGCTGCTTCGGCAGAGGCTGCCTCGTTCCAAATCAGGGATACCTCTCTGAAGCTGGTGCCTATCTTGTGGATGACAAGCTGGGGCTAGGAGTTGTACCTAAAACCAAG GTTGTCTGGCTTGTCAGTGAGACCTTTAATTACAGTGCAATAGATCGCGCAaagtcaagaggaaaaaaatacgCTTTAGAGAAAGTGCCAAAAGTTGCTAAAAAATTTAATCGAATTGGACTACCTCCTAAG GTTGGCTCCTTCCAGCTGTTTGTTGAAGGATATAAGGAAGCTGACTACTGGCTCAGGAAGTTTGAAACTGATCCTTTACCTGAGAATACAAGGAAAGAATTTCAGTCACAGTTTGAAAGATTGGTTATTTTGGATTACGTAATCAGAAATACAG ACAGAGGTAACGATAACTGGTTAGTCAGGTATGAAAAACAACATGATGGACTTGATCTGTCAGATAAG GAAAGCCAATGGACTGTAACCAAGGAATCTACTATTAAAATTGCTGCAATTGACAATGGTTTAGCATTTCCTTTTAAGCATCCTGATGAGTGGAGGGCAT ATCCCTTTCACTGGGCTTGGCTTTCTCAAGCAAAAGTTCCTTTCTCCCAGGAGACCAGAGACTTAGTTCTTCCTCGCATTTCTGATATGAACTTCGTACAGGATCTTTGTGAAGATCTTTATGAACTATTTAAG aCTGATAAAGGATTTGACAAGGCTACTTTTGAAAACCAGATGTCTGTTATGAGGGGGCAG ATATTAAATCTTACTCAGGCATTAAAGGATGAAAAGAGTCCCATTCAGCTTGTTCAGATGCCACGTGTGATTGTGGAGCGAAGTAGCACTGGAGGTCAGGGCCGAATTGTTCAGCTGAGTAATGCGTTCACACAGACCTTTCATAGCAGgaagcctttcttttcctcctggtAG